One Zeugodacus cucurbitae isolate PBARC_wt_2022May chromosome 3, idZeuCucr1.2, whole genome shotgun sequence genomic region harbors:
- the LOC105212442 gene encoding thyrostimulin beta-5 subunit: protein MHKYWSTFALVAFVTIATPSLSQLLESQPIDSSPTTAPLGCHQRLYTYRITQADAQGRECWDYVSVRSCWGRCDSSEISDWKFPFKRSFHPVCVHATRQPAVAVLRNCHPEAGEEARRYEYMEAGSCHCHTCSTLDTSCEAPVNNIVDEDTDMKVLALTGSDSDVLDY from the exons ATG CATAAATATTGGAGTACGTTTGCACTTGTCGCCTTCGTTACAATTGCAACACCCTCGCTGAGTCAATTACTGGAGTCACAACCAATCGACAGCAGTCCCACAACAGCACCGCTCGGCTGTCACCAGCGGCTTTACACCTACCGCATCACACAGGCTGACGCACAGGGACGTGAGTGTTGGGATTATGTGAGCGTACGTTCGTGTTGGGGTCGTTGTGACTCCAGTGAGATTTCCGATTGGAAATTCCCATTCAAACGTTCTTTTCATCCCGTTTGTGTACACGCTACGCGCCAACCAGCTGTAGCGGTATTGCGAAATTGCCATCCGGAGGCCGGTGAG GAAGCGCGTCGCTATGAGTACATGGAGGCTGGCAGTTGTCACTGTCATACATGCTCCACTTTGGATACTAGTTGCGAAGCGCCTGTGAACAACATAGTCGATGAGGATACCGATATGAAGGTGTTGGCTTTAACTGGCTCGGATTCAGATGTTTTGGATTATTGA